The Rhinatrema bivittatum chromosome 4, aRhiBiv1.1, whole genome shotgun sequence genome window below encodes:
- the MRPL12 gene encoding 39S ribosomal protein L12, mitochondrial, translating to MLSVGHLGRASLRLCTAHRQQLLRLCSVRMVRMSSEMKNEVLASPPLDNATKEYPPKIQHLVNEIAGLTLLEISELNDLLKKTLKIENMGMMPMGAVMSGPGAQPAAQHVLEEDDAPTKKEKSLFTVKLTELNAADKVKLIKEVKNYMQGLNLVQAKKLVESLPQEIRANVSKDEAEKIKAALEAAGGKVVLE from the exons ATGCTGTCGGTCGGTCATTTAGGCCGGGCTTCCCTGCGGCTCTGCACCGCGCACAG GCAACAGCTGCTAAGACTCTGTTCTGTCAGGATGGTGAGGATGAGCTCTGAGATGAAGAATGAAGTATTGGCCAGTCCTCCTTTAGACAATGCAACCAAGGAGTACCCCCCGAAGATCCAGCATCTGGTGAATGAAATTGCTGGCCTGACGCTACTCGAGATCTCTGAGCTCAATGACCTACTGAAG AAGACACTGAAAATCGAAAACATGGGGATGATGCCAATGGGAGCAGTGATGTCAGGACCAGGTGCACAACCAGCTGCACAG CATGTTTTGGAGGAGGACGATGCTCCGACGAAGAAGGAAAAATCTCTCTTTACGGTGAAACTGACAGAACTGAATGCAGCAGATAAAGTGAAATTGATCAAGGAAGTGAAGAACTATATGCAGGGTCTCAACTTGGTGCAG GCAAAGAAGCTGGTGGAATCCCTGCCACAGGAGATCAGGGCAAATGTTTCAAAGGATGAAGCAGAAAAGATAAAAGCAGCGCTGGAGGCAGCAGGAGGGAAAGTGGTTTTAGAATGA